The following proteins come from a genomic window of Candidatus Babeliales bacterium:
- the rplL gene encoding 50S ribosomal protein L7/L12, translating to MSAKSYEKFIDEIGNMSVIELADLVKALESKFGISAAMPMASAAAPVAEAAPVAAEKSEYKVTLKDAGTEKIKVIKALREVIPNLALSDAKKLTEEPSAVIAESVSKADAEKMKKKLEEVGAKVELA from the coding sequence TGAAATTGGCAATATGTCGGTTATTGAGCTTGCGGATCTTGTCAAAGCTCTTGAATCAAAATTTGGAATTTCAGCAGCTATGCCAATGGCATCAGCAGCGGCTCCAGTAGCAGAAGCGGCTCCAGTAGCAGCAGAAAAAAGTGAATACAAAGTAACACTTAAAGATGCAGGTACTGAAAAAATAAAAGTAATTAAAGCTTTGCGTGAAGTTATTCCTAATCTCGCACTTTCTGATGCTAAAAAATTAACAGAAGAACCATCAGCTGTTATTGCTGAATCAGTGTCAAAAGCTGATGCAGAAAAAATGAAAAAAAAGCTTGAAGAAGTTGGTGCAAAAGTGGAGCTTGCATAA